One region of Candidatus Desulfatibia profunda genomic DNA includes:
- a CDS encoding ABC transporter substrate-binding protein, producing MKIMKLSLKILIYAVLALLILNQAVGADDKRDAEELIKSKLEAAIAVLQKKELDKQQKNKEIMEIVSPICDFELMAKLSLGKKHWPGLTEAQQKRFAEAFIKRLKETYLEKLNLYTDEKITYLETVEVKTKVQIPTELISKGSKIQILYKLYQSDHKWKIYDVEVEGVSIISTYRSQFDQALTTGTIDDLVYKLEHPETEPPKQAQTK from the coding sequence ATGAAAATAATGAAATTGAGTCTGAAAATCCTAATTTATGCTGTTTTGGCTTTGCTGATTTTGAATCAGGCCGTCGGTGCTGATGATAAACGCGATGCTGAAGAACTAATAAAAAGCAAGCTTGAAGCCGCGATTGCGGTCTTGCAGAAAAAAGAACTTGATAAGCAGCAAAAGAACAAAGAAATCATGGAGATCGTATCGCCGATCTGTGATTTTGAGCTGATGGCCAAGCTCAGCCTGGGGAAAAAGCACTGGCCGGGTTTGACGGAAGCGCAACAAAAGAGGTTTGCGGAAGCTTTTATCAAGCGTTTGAAGGAAACCTATCTTGAAAAACTGAATCTTTATACCGACGAGAAAATTACATATTTAGAGACCGTTGAGGTCAAGACAAAGGTACAGATTCCTACCGAACTGATTTCGAAAGGAAGTAAGATACAAATATTATACAAGCTTTATCAATCAGACCACAAGTGGAAAATCTATGATGTAGAGGTCGAGGGGGTCAGTATTATTTCAACCTATCGGTCGCAGTTTGACCAGGCTCTGACAACCGGAACGATTGACGACCTTGTATATAAACTCGAACATCCCGAAACTGAACCTCCAAAGCAGGCGCAGACCAAATAG